The Brassica rapa cultivar Chiifu-401-42 chromosome A10, CAAS_Brap_v3.01, whole genome shotgun sequence genome segment atataattctcTCTAGAGGTCCTACAATAAGTAAAGAACTCATGATAAGTACAAACACAGAGTTGCAAGAGATTCTCAAGCCGCAAAAACACAAGCAAATAGATTTTTAACTTACCAGTTTATCTCAGATGAGTTAGCTTTGGCTTTTGGTGGTTTTAGCAGTCACGAAAACACACTGACCTATTTAGGCATACATGAGAGCACAGACATAACAAACTCATTAGCTTGCTTCAGCTCCCCAGTGGAGCAGAGTGAGCTAACGGTTGAGTGAAGGCTGTGAAAATCATTAACAAAGCCTTCTTTCTCCACCTCTTTTTCACCAACACCATTCAATAACTTCAACCTTTGATAAGAGCCCGAGTTTTTTTTACCAGACAGATAGAACGTGGAGCTTATCTCATCTAGGATCTTAACAGCCTGAGAGACCCTTCCTTGCTCACACAGCTCCACGAGGAAGCCTCTGACTGATTCGGATTCAACTAGTTCTGCATCAACTCTGTTAATCAGCCCAATAACAGGTTCTGAAACAAGCATTTCTCTCAGGACGCTTCTCGCTTCTTCCATTCTCCCTTTCGTGCATAAGCCTTTGATCAGATACAGAAACCCCAAGAAATCGGCTGAGATGTTTTTACCCTTGAACTCAGCAAACACTCTGAGAGCTTCTTCCATGTCACCTCTTTTACTGTAACCTTTGATCAAAGAACTGACAGTGAACGCATCTGGCGTTACCCTTCCCATCATTTTACGAGTTAAAACGTTCACGGCGTCCTCTGTTCTCCCTAGCTTGCAATACCCGTCAATCATGGAATTGTAAATGAGAATGTTTGGTACAAGTCCCTTACACACCATCGTGTCTAAAAATTTCTCAGCGTCAAGAAACAACCCCTCTTTGCATAAACTGTCAATCAAGATTCCGTAACTGACATGAGACGGGACTAAACCGATTTTCTCTAGAGAATCAAATAGACGAAGAGCTTCTACAAGACAACCTTGCTGGCAAAGTCCGTTAATGAGTGAGTTGTATGTGATGATGTTAAGAGTGATGCCTCTCTGTTTAGCAACAGTGCACAAATATAATGCCTTTGTCATAAACCCTTCCTTGCAGAGACCATTGACGATGATTGTGTAATCGATAACATCCATGGAAAGCAGAGTATTTTCAACAAGTGAATAAGCATCCAATGCTCTGTGATTGTCCACCAGAGCTTTTAGAAATGTGGAAAGACATGTAACGGATAAACCCTTTCTTCTCACAACCATATAAACTTCAATCGCAGCGTCGAAAGAACCGCTCTTGCATAAAAGCAATATAGCATCATTGAAAATCATGCTCGAATTCAACTGCTCGAGTCTAGAAACCAAACAGAGTATTCCTTTCTCGCCTCCGCTAGCATGAACTGAATGTAACAAGGTATGAGATGTATTGATGTCTAGATACAGACCTTTATCAAACATCTCCATAAGAACTTCCGTGGCTGTTTCAAACATCTCTTTCTTGCAGAGTGCGCAGATGATGCGATTATAACACACAGCTGAGGAGGAAACCGAGCTTTTCCTCAACTCATCAAACACCTCAAGTGCCTCTTCGATCTGCCCCGCTCTGCAGCAGCCTTCAATCATCGTCGTATACGTGACTGCATCAGGAGTCAGCTCCATCTCTGGCATTGCCCCGTAAAGCACGTGAGCTTCTCCATACGCACCGATCAATAGAAATGCTTTCAGGAGAATGTTGCACATAACCAAGTCCATAGGGATTCCAGCTTCTACAAATCTACGCCTAACCTCTAACACAGCATCAACATTCTCTTCCTTGATATAACTATCTAACAAAGTACTATACGTTACAACATCTCCCAAAACCCCTTTCGAAATCTCGTCTGCTTCGGATACTCTCCCCGCCCTGCACAGTCCATTAATCACGGCGTTATAAGCAAGAACGCTCGGTTTAACCCCTCTCTCCTCCATATCTCCCAACAAAGCGAAAGCTCGGTTCAAATCTCCTTTCCTACAAACTCCATCGATCAAAGTCACATACACAAACTCATCCACATCCATTCCCATGCTCAAAACTCTATCAAACAACCTAAACGCCTCTTCAAGTCTACCCCTTTTGCATAGTCCTCTCATAATAGCAGTGAAAGTGATCAAACTCGGTTCTATCCCTTCTTTCATCATCTTCCCTAACAACCCAAACGCCTTCTCGAACCTTCCTTCCTTGGAAAACCAATCTATCAGTATAGAATAGCTAACCACATCTCGGTTTATCCCCTTCTCCACCATCTCCCTATCTTGGATTAACGCATCCATCAATGCGCCTCCTTTAAGGTACCCATGAATCCAGTTACTATAGAAAACACAATCAAACTCAAacccgtcttcttcttcttcctcctcgagTCTCCTAACTAAACCCCTAACTTCATCAACTCTACCTAACTGACAAAGAGCGGTGACGATCGTAGTATAAGTCACAACGCTCGGCGACAAAGCTTCTGACTTGACAGCAGTCTCGAAGAACCCTAACGCGAGCTCCGGTTTACCGATCCTACAAAACCGGGAAACCACAGCGCTGGAGACGAAGTTCACATCCTCGCTCgtcgtcgtcatcatcatctccAAAACCTCGAGGGCTTTCTCCATCTCTCCTCTCGCGACGAAGCGGTGGATCAGCGAGGAGAGCGCCGAGGGGGAAGGAAACGCGCCGTGGCGGTTACGGTTACGCAAGCAATCGCTGAGGATCGAGAGGGCCTTGTCGGGATCGGTGAATCCGCGGATCAGGGAGTCTAGCGTGCGGGTTCTGGGGAAAAGGGAGGATTTTGAGATCTGGGTGGTGATGAAGTTCGCGGCGTCTTCGTATCGGTTGAGGTTGAGGAGTGATGAGGAGACGAGGGAGTGGATGGTGGGGTTGATTGGGAGTTTGTTGGAGGCTAGCTGAGAGTAGAGGAGGAGGATGGTGGTGAGCTTGTGGCGACGGTGGAGGTATCGGAGGAAGGTTTCGATGGAGGTTAGGGTTGGGGAGAAGCCGCTTTTGAGGAGGGATTGGAGAGAGAAGAGTCCTGAAGAGGGACGAGGATGGAGCTTCATGGGAGAATGAGCAAATGGGACTCTCCTTTAGCTAATTCGCCATTTCAGAGAGAAGAACCGAACCATGGCAACGAAGCAAACTAATCGAATACAATAATAGGCTCGAGTTTGCATTGGATTTCGCTTTGAAATTGTACCGGTCTCTTCTGATTAAACCGGTAAATTGGTTTAACCACCTATAGCTTGCATTTCGCTGCTTTGAAATTAGCTTGGCGGGCTACAACAACAATGGAGGTCATATTATATACTATGGCACAGAATATTTATAGTAAAAAGTTCTCAGCTCATTGTGCTAAACTACTAACAGCTCAAATATTACAACATCATAAACCGGTTCATACTAACCAAACCATGGCTAAAATCACAATAACCAATTCCTTAACCAAAAATCTCTGCTTACTACAGCTTAAAAAGCAGAGTAGCCCTGTCCCATCAAATCAAATAGACAATTAAATCCCAAAAGCATTTTCAGATTCTATCGAAAATTTACAGTAATATGCAATTCCAGTCTCAAGAATTTGtgtctgtctctctctctcaaactaCTGTGCTGGTGTAGTTTGGGAAGAGTTTGACCAGTTTGTTAACAGAATCTGAGTGGAACTTCCTCGCGAATAGGTAACATGGACGTCTAATTCCATTCCATGTACAAGGCCAATGCAGCTCATCTCCACGCTAAGCAAAATaataaagaagagaaaacataTCACATTTTCAGTGTTTTCAAATACGGTAAAATCAAGCAACGTACCTTGCCAACGCTTGTCACGTGCACGCTCATGTCGTCTGACTGCAAGAAACCAAGGAGAGAAAGTATATATCAGAAAGCGAAGAGACAAAAGAGAGGAACTGAATGTTTAGAATATATCAAATGTTTAATAGATGTGTTGAaaagagtgttgttggagacaTTACCGTGATATTTTTCAAGAACTTGAGTGAGATATCTCGGGCTCTGTATGTCTTTGGATGCCATCTACGCTCAGACCAATCAACATACGTGACTGACCAGTTCGAGATTCCTCCAGGATCAAGCATCttttaagatgaagaagaaaaagtaAGAACGTCAACAAGGGACTAGAATCAAAGTTgtataagaaagagagagagagagttgcaTTAGTTTGATACACTCACATGGAAGAATGTAGGCAGGTAATGTTCATCCGCAATGCAGTTCTTATTTGCTTCTACCCCAGGCTGTAAATTTTGTAAGAAACACAGATCAGGAATAGAGTAAGACAAAACTGAAACTTATCTCAGAGTTTAAAATCTAAAGCTTGGTGACCTTTAATGAAAAAAGGTTGATTAAAAGAAAGCCGAACTCACTCTGCAATATTGGCGGAATTTTGAGTAGTAGAGATTATCAGCCATCACTATCAAAGCGTGTTGACGCTTCATTGTGAACCACTGCACCCAAAGGACAGAAACCAGATTTACAAAACATCATTCTCCATACATATTATAAACATTTCATAACCAAACAGAACATTCCACAACTCAGGGATTAAGTTTACCTGAGCACCCTTTCTGAAATCTTGCTTGGGGATTTCAGGTAACATGTGATCCATGTGTCTACCAGTCCCATGCGGACCAGGATCCTCAAAACTTGATAGAGAGAAAAGCAAGCATTAGTAAATAATAATGGCAGAAAGATATTAACAGTTTCTGAGAGTCCGTTATTTTACCTGTCAATGAAGCTGACATTTCCGTGAATCAAATATCTATAGGTGTAGTCAAACGTATGCAACGGTATGCAGCTGCAAAGTTAAATCAGAGAGCTGTAAAGATAATATTAGGGATAAGTATCACCCCTTCGGGAATTCAAAGGGAccttaagtaatatataaagggtttaGGGCCACTCCACTAATcaccaattgattttaagtCGGAAGCCAATACGTTCATGATGACTCACCTCTCAGAAAGAAGAACAAAGTGTTGGTTATCAGGATCTTCAAGAGCGTTTGCCAGAAGCCGCCTCTCAGCATCAACCATAGAGATCCTTCCCCACGTGACATGGTCGCTGTGAATCTCACGGTCCGTAAAGTGACGGCTGATGTGAACTGGTCTTAACCTCGAGGGATGTATGTAAATCGAGAACCTCCCTTCTTGACCCTGGAGAAACTTATCCCAGAGCTTCTCGAATGGCAAAGTACCAGGAGACAAGAACATGAAAGCTATCTTCGATCTAGAGGTCAGAGCCGGAGGCATTCTGAGTATGTCTCTGATCACAACACGAGCAGCGACTTCTTCGTCTGTGTGTTTCCTGACGTGAACGTCAAGCCATCCGGAGAGCGCGGCTTGGCAGCCTCTGCTGGACAAACCCTCACAAGCGGGGCTCTTAACGCTGTGCTGTGGGTACATGTAAGTGCAGATTAAGAGCACGCTTGTGATGCAGATCAATAGAATGATCAGTAAGGGCTTCTTTAGAGAAGACCGAGTTCGTAGAGGTAAGTGTAGGTTCTGTGTCTCCCCCATTTGAAAGCTCGAAAggtaaagtttgaatcttttttgAACTTTCTTTTACATTGAGCTAAAACCTGAAGATGGAAATAGAGTAATTTAGAAACAAATTGTATTGAAAGCATGAAACTTTATGACTTTTAACACAACTCTCTTCAGAAACAAGCAACTAGAAACATTGAAAAAAAAGAACCACACGTTTGGTTTATAAGGATTTTCAGACAAGAAAACCCTGCTTTCTAGGGGAGCATACAGCACGTTGTTATTGTGAATTACAAAAGAGGAAACTCACACAGCACGTACAACACAATTAAGGGAAGTCTCCTAAAGCTACCTACCAATACTATACACACAAAAAGTCTAATTAATTTGCAAATTCGATTTAAACAGAAAGAGTGAAGCCAGAAGCATTCATTTATCAGCGAAGGGAATGAAGAGTTATTATTACAGTACCTGTAAAAAGATTCGAGCAGGATCCGATAATAGGGGGAATGAGAGATGGGTagagacaaagaaaaaaaaaagaagaatcttTGTCGGAACCCAGATCTCAAAAATGGAAGCTTGATGATCTTACCTTAAAGATATCGAAAATTTAAGGAGGACAAGCCAAGAACTTTCAAAGAAACTAAATCAGGCCAAGTGTTTATGTGGATGGATGAGATGAtagtaggaaaaaaaaaaactctttaatTATCTTCTGCATTAAACACACTAGTACACTAGACTTTTCTGCTCCCCCAATAATGGCGGAATCAGAAGAAACTAGAGATTAGAAAAAAGAAACTCGACTCAAAAAGTTTCTCTAGGCTTAATAATGTAGGCCCAATAAGCTTAGGCCCGTAATGCAAATACCaagttcgatttttttttttttgtttgaccatAAAACCTATAAGGCTTGTTGTCTTATTCCCCGCTTAAATCAGTTAATTTGGTAAATGTTAATCTTAATTCTCAAAATACAACTTTTGACAAACACTAGTTGTCTCAGTTCTTAAAGAATTTTATCACTAATGATGAAACAAAGtttttaaaagagagagagagagaaaaacagAGTAATGGCGACCAGAGGAGCTAATAACAACTATTTATATGATGAAAGCTCTGGTGAGATAGAAATTACTGGATTGGTGAAAGCATACTCATAATAAGCTAAGACAAAATATGGTGTAACCGCCATTGTTAGCAAAAGGTTTTGACTCTTCTTCTCACCATTTTGTCTTTTTGAGTTGTTCCTCAAAATCTTAGTATGAT includes the following:
- the LOC103845163 gene encoding pentatricopeptide repeat-containing protein At5g57250, mitochondrial codes for the protein MKLHPRPSSGLFSLQSLLKSGFSPTLTSIETFLRYLHRRHKLTTILLLYSQLASNKLPINPTIHSLVSSSLLNLNRYEDAANFITTQISKSSLFPRTRTLDSLIRGFTDPDKALSILSDCLRNRNRHGAFPSPSALSSLIHRFVARGEMEKALEVLEMMMTTTSEDVNFVSSAVVSRFCRIGKPELALGFFETAVKSEALSPSVVTYTTIVTALCQLGRVDEVRGLVRRLEEEEEEDGFEFDCVFYSNWIHGYLKGGALMDALIQDREMVEKGINRDVVSYSILIDWFSKEGRFEKAFGLLGKMMKEGIEPSLITFTAIMRGLCKRGRLEEAFRLFDRVLSMGMDVDEFVYVTLIDGVCRKGDLNRAFALLGDMEERGVKPSVLAYNAVINGLCRAGRVSEADEISKGVLGDVVTYSTLLDSYIKEENVDAVLEVRRRFVEAGIPMDLVMCNILLKAFLLIGAYGEAHVLYGAMPEMELTPDAVTYTTMIEGCCRAGQIEEALEVFDELRKSSVSSSAVCYNRIICALCKKEMFETATEVLMEMFDKGLYLDINTSHTLLHSVHASGGEKGILCLVSRLEQLNSSMIFNDAILLLCKSGSFDAAIEVYMVVRRKGLSVTCLSTFLKALVDNHRALDAYSLVENTLLSMDVIDYTIIVNGLCKEGFMTKALYLCTVAKQRGITLNIITYNSLINGLCQQGCLVEALRLFDSLEKIGLVPSHVSYGILIDSLCKEGLFLDAEKFLDTMVCKGLVPNILIYNSMIDGYCKLGRTEDAVNVLTRKMMGRVTPDAFTVSSLIKGYSKRGDMEEALRVFAEFKGKNISADFLGFLYLIKGLCTKGRMEEARSVLREMLVSEPVIGLINRVDAELVESESVRGFLVELCEQGRVSQAVKILDEISSTFYLSGKKNSGSYQRLKLLNGVGEKEVEKEGFVNDFHSLHSTVSSLCSTGELKQANEFVMSVLSCMPK
- the LOC103845165 gene encoding glycosyltransferase BC10, yielding MGETQNLHLPLRTRSSLKKPLLIILLICITSVLLICTYMYPQHSVKSPACEGLSSRGCQAALSGWLDVHVRKHTDEEVAARVVIRDILRMPPALTSRSKIAFMFLSPGTLPFEKLWDKFLQGQEGRFSIYIHPSRLRPVHISRHFTDREIHSDHVTWGRISMVDAERRLLANALEDPDNQHFVLLSESCIPLHTFDYTYRYLIHGNVSFIDSFEDPGPHGTGRHMDHMLPEIPKQDFRKGAQWFTMKRQHALIVMADNLYYSKFRQYCRPGVEANKNCIADEHYLPTFFHMLDPGGISNWSVTYVDWSERRWHPKTYRARDISLKFLKNITSDDMSVHVTSVGKRGDELHWPCTWNGIRRPCYLFARKFHSDSVNKLVKLFPNYTSTVV